From the genome of Psychrilyobacter atlanticus DSM 19335, one region includes:
- a CDS encoding sugar 3,4-ketoisomerase — protein sequence MKGVEVLELPNLGDDRGELVVAEGGNKTIPFDIKRVFYIYKTTEGTIRGQHANRNSKFFFINVNGSCKVKIDDGITQEVITLDQPHKALYMDKMIWKEMYDFSEDAVLIVLSSEHYDGGEYIRNYDEYLKEIKDKGNNN from the coding sequence ATGAAAGGCGTAGAAGTTTTGGAGTTACCAAATTTAGGAGACGACAGAGGAGAATTAGTAGTAGCTGAAGGTGGGAATAAAACGATACCTTTTGATATAAAAAGAGTTTTTTATATATACAAAACTACAGAGGGAACGATAAGGGGTCAGCATGCAAATAGAAATTCTAAATTCTTTTTTATAAATGTAAATGGAAGCTGTAAAGTGAAGATAGATGATGGTATTACCCAAGAGGTAATAACTTTAGACCAACCTCATAAAGCTTTGTATATGGATAAAATGATTTGGAAAGAGATGTATGATTTTTCAGAGGATGCTGTATTAATAGTATTATCCAGCGAACATTATGATGGTGGAGAATATATAAGAAATTATGATGAGTATTTGAAAGAAATAAAAGATAAAGGAAATAATAATTAA
- a CDS encoding DegT/DnrJ/EryC1/StrS family aminotransferase, translated as MKIPFNVLDRQFFKYQDEYEKKAIEVLRSGWYVLGKEVSEFEKEFAEYTESKYAIGVDNGLNALVLTFRALEIGDGDEVLVQGNTYIASVMGISMNGATPVFIEPDQHYNMDIDRIEEKINSKTKAILVTHLYGQASNMDKIVDLCKKYDLYLVEDCAQSHGANFNSKRTGSFGIGCFSFYPSKNLGCFGDGGAITTSDEKIAQRLKTLRNYGSEKRYHNEVVGYNSRLDEIQAGLLRVKLSHLDELTNEREDIANKYLDSIDNPKIKLPKLLEKATNVWHLFVVEVEDRENFQKYMNEMEIGTVIHYPIPPHLSEAYKYLGYKKGDFPITEKYAETIISLPLYIGMTDEEIEYVIKAVNSY; from the coding sequence ATGAAAATACCATTTAATGTATTGGATAGACAATTTTTTAAATATCAAGATGAATATGAAAAAAAAGCCATAGAAGTTCTTAGGAGTGGATGGTATGTTTTAGGAAAGGAAGTTTCAGAGTTTGAAAAAGAATTTGCAGAATATACAGAAAGTAAATACGCCATAGGAGTAGACAATGGATTAAACGCTTTAGTGCTTACATTTAGAGCTTTAGAGATAGGAGATGGTGATGAGGTATTGGTTCAGGGAAATACCTATATAGCATCTGTAATGGGAATAAGCATGAATGGTGCTACCCCTGTATTTATAGAACCGGATCAGCATTATAATATGGATATAGATAGAATTGAAGAAAAAATAAATTCAAAAACAAAGGCAATCTTAGTGACGCATCTTTATGGTCAGGCATCAAATATGGATAAGATTGTTGATCTTTGTAAAAAATATGATCTGTATTTAGTTGAAGATTGTGCCCAGTCACATGGGGCTAATTTTAATAGTAAAAGAACAGGAAGTTTTGGGATTGGTTGTTTTAGTTTTTATCCAAGTAAAAATTTGGGCTGCTTTGGAGATGGAGGAGCAATAACAACTAGTGACGAAAAAATAGCTCAAAGACTAAAGACGTTGAGAAACTATGGGAGTGAAAAAAGATATCACAATGAAGTTGTCGGCTACAATTCCAGATTAGATGAGATCCAGGCAGGACTTTTAAGGGTAAAACTTTCTCATTTGGATGAACTTACAAATGAGAGGGAAGATATAGCTAATAAATATTTGGATTCTATAGATAATCCTAAGATAAAACTTCCAAAGCTACTAGAAAAAGCTACCAATGTATGGCACTTATTTGTGGTAGAAGTAGAAGACCGTGAGAACTTTCAAAAATATATGAATGAAATGGAAATAGGGACGGTTATCCACTATCCAATTCCACCTCATTTATCAGAAGCTTATAAATATTTAGGGTACAAGAAAGGTGATTTTCCAATCACAGAAAAGTATGCTGAAACTATAATTAGTTTACCCCTTTATATTGGGATGACAGATGAAGAAATTGAGTATGTAATAAAAGCTGTTAACAGCTATTAG